One Pseudomonas sp. FP1742 genomic window carries:
- the thiL gene encoding thiamine-phosphate kinase — protein MGEFELIRNFFAAAPCAQGGEGVALGIGDDCALLAVPPGEQLAISTDTLVAGVHFADPCDPFLLGQRALAVAVSDLAAMGATPVAFTLALTLPTGTADWLQAFARGLNLMAQNCRVALVGGDTTRGPLSLTMTVFGRVPTGLALTRSGARPGDLLCVGGELGNGAGALPLVLGQRTAEAAIADPLLAHYWSPQPQLALGQALRGRATAALDISDGLLADCGHIALASKVGIQLERHKLPLSKALLAFLGQPGAEQAALSGGDDYVLAFTLPPAELSSLLAHGWPIHVLGQVIAGQGVILLDADGHDITPPIRGYQHFRETP, from the coding sequence ATGGGTGAGTTTGAGCTGATCCGCAACTTCTTTGCCGCCGCGCCTTGTGCGCAGGGCGGCGAAGGTGTTGCCCTCGGGATCGGCGACGACTGCGCCTTGCTGGCTGTTCCTCCCGGGGAGCAGTTGGCAATCTCCACCGATACGCTGGTGGCCGGTGTGCATTTCGCCGACCCCTGCGATCCGTTTCTGCTGGGCCAGCGCGCGTTGGCCGTGGCCGTCAGTGACCTGGCCGCCATGGGCGCCACCCCCGTTGCCTTTACTCTTGCCCTGACCTTGCCGACGGGAACTGCCGATTGGCTGCAAGCTTTCGCCCGTGGTTTGAACCTCATGGCGCAGAATTGCCGGGTGGCACTGGTGGGCGGTGATACCACTCGCGGGCCGCTGAGCCTGACCATGACGGTATTCGGTCGGGTGCCGACCGGTCTGGCGTTGACCCGCAGTGGCGCACGGCCGGGCGATTTGCTCTGTGTGGGTGGTGAACTGGGTAATGGCGCGGGCGCCTTGCCGTTGGTCCTTGGCCAGCGGACGGCCGAAGCGGCCATCGCCGATCCGTTACTGGCCCATTACTGGTCACCGCAACCACAACTGGCGTTGGGCCAGGCGTTGCGTGGCAGGGCCACCGCCGCGCTGGATATTTCCGATGGCCTGCTCGCCGACTGCGGGCATATTGCCCTGGCGTCGAAAGTCGGGATTCAGCTGGAGCGGCATAAGCTGCCGTTGTCGAAGGCGCTGTTGGCGTTCCTTGGCCAGCCTGGCGCTGAGCAAGCCGCCCTCAGTGGTGGTGACGATTACGTGCTGGCCTTCACCTTGCCACCCGCCGAGTTGTCGTCGTTATTGGCGCACGGCTGGCCGATCCATGTGCTCGGGCAGGTGATTGCAGGGCAGGGCGTGATACTGCTGGACGCCGACGGACACGACATCACCCCGCCAATCCGGGGTTACCAACATTTTCGGGAGACACCGTGA
- the nusB gene encoding transcription antitermination factor NusB: protein MISDDSDRFNPRDPKPADAGKPSKSAKRREARQLATQALYQWHMAKQSLNEIEAQFRVDNDFSDVDGAYFREILHGVPQFKTEIDTALKPCLDLTIEELDPVELAVLRLSTWELLKRVDVPYRVVINEGIELAKVFGSTDGHKFVNGVLDKLAPRLREAEVKAFKR, encoded by the coding sequence GTGATTAGCGACGATAGCGATCGTTTCAACCCGCGCGATCCAAAGCCTGCGGATGCCGGCAAGCCATCGAAAAGCGCCAAGCGTCGCGAAGCCCGTCAGCTCGCGACCCAGGCGCTCTACCAGTGGCACATGGCCAAGCAGTCGCTGAACGAGATCGAAGCGCAGTTCCGGGTCGATAACGATTTTTCCGATGTCGATGGCGCGTACTTCCGCGAAATCCTGCACGGGGTTCCGCAGTTCAAGACCGAGATCGACACCGCGCTCAAGCCTTGCCTGGACTTGACCATCGAAGAGCTGGACCCGGTTGAACTGGCCGTGCTGCGCCTGTCCACCTGGGAACTGCTCAAGCGCGTCGACGTGCCGTACCGCGTGGTGATCAACGAAGGTATCGAACTGGCCAAGGTCTTCGGTTCCACCGACGGCCACAAGTTCGTCAACGGTGTGCTCGACAAGCTGGCTCCGCGTCTGCGTGAAGCTGAAGTGAAGGCGTTCAAGCGCTGA
- the ribE gene encoding 6,7-dimethyl-8-ribityllumazine synthase, whose amino-acid sequence MTLKTIEGTFIAPKGRYALVVGRFNSFVVESLVSGAVDALVRHGVSESDITIIRAPGAFEIPLVAQKVAQKGEFAAIIALGAVIRGGTPHFEYVAGECTKGLAQVSMEFGVPVAFGVLTVDSIEQAIERSGTKAGNKGAEAALSALEMVSLLAQLEAK is encoded by the coding sequence ATGACCCTGAAGACCATCGAAGGTACCTTCATCGCCCCTAAAGGCCGCTACGCTCTGGTAGTGGGCCGTTTCAACAGCTTCGTGGTTGAAAGCCTGGTCAGCGGTGCAGTTGATGCCCTGGTTCGCCATGGCGTGAGCGAAAGCGACATCACCATCATCCGTGCGCCTGGCGCCTTCGAAATCCCTCTGGTTGCGCAAAAAGTCGCTCAGAAGGGCGAGTTCGCGGCAATCATCGCCCTGGGCGCGGTCATTCGTGGCGGTACTCCGCACTTCGAATACGTGGCTGGCGAATGCACCAAGGGCCTGGCCCAGGTGTCCATGGAGTTCGGCGTGCCGGTCGCTTTCGGCGTACTGACCGTTGATTCCATCGAACAAGCCATCGAACGTTCCGGCACCAAGGCCGGTAACAAAGGTGCTGAAGCTGCCCTGTCCGCTCTGGAAATGGTCAGCCTGCTGGCGCAGTTGGAGGCCAAGTGA
- the ribBA gene encoding bifunctional 3,4-dihydroxy-2-butanone-4-phosphate synthase/GTP cyclohydrolase II, whose amino-acid sequence MALNSIEELVEDIRQGKMVILMDDEDRENEGDLIMAAECCQPEHINFMAKHARGLICMPMSRERCELLKLPLMAPRNGSGFGTKFTVSIEAAEGVTTGISAADRARTVQAAAAKDAKAEDIVSPGHIFPLMAQAGGTLARAGHTEAACDLARMAGFEPSGVICEVMNDDGTMSRRAELEAFAAEHNIKIGTIADLIHYRMIHERTVQRIAEQPLDSELGQFNLVTYRDSVEGDVHMALTLGTVCAEEPTLVRVHNMDPLRDLLMVKQPGRWSLRAAMAAVAEAGSGVVLLLGHPLDGDVLLAHIRETADHAAVKKPTTYSTVGAGSQILRDLGVRKMRLMSAPMKFNAISGFDLEVVEYVPSE is encoded by the coding sequence GTGGCGCTCAATAGCATCGAAGAACTGGTTGAAGACATCCGCCAAGGCAAGATGGTCATCCTCATGGATGACGAAGACCGCGAGAACGAAGGCGACCTGATCATGGCCGCCGAATGCTGCCAGCCTGAACACATCAACTTCATGGCCAAGCACGCCCGTGGCCTGATCTGCATGCCGATGAGCCGTGAACGCTGCGAACTGCTCAAGCTGCCGTTGATGGCGCCACGCAACGGTTCCGGCTTCGGCACCAAGTTCACCGTGTCCATCGAAGCCGCCGAAGGCGTGACCACCGGCATCTCCGCCGCTGACCGTGCGCGTACCGTGCAGGCCGCTGCCGCCAAAGACGCCAAGGCCGAAGACATCGTCAGCCCCGGTCACATTTTCCCGCTGATGGCCCAGGCCGGTGGCACTCTGGCCCGCGCCGGTCACACCGAAGCGGCGTGCGACCTGGCACGCATGGCCGGTTTCGAGCCGAGCGGTGTGATCTGCGAAGTGATGAACGACGACGGCACCATGTCCCGTCGCGCCGAACTCGAAGCGTTTGCCGCCGAACACAACATCAAGATCGGCACCATTGCCGACCTGATTCACTACCGGATGATCCACGAACGTACCGTTCAGCGGATTGCCGAGCAGCCGCTGGACAGCGAACTGGGCCAGTTCAACCTGGTGACCTACCGTGATTCGGTGGAAGGCGACGTGCACATGGCGTTGACCCTGGGCACCGTGTGCGCCGAAGAGCCGACCTTGGTTCGGGTGCACAACATGGACCCGCTGCGCGACCTGCTGATGGTCAAGCAGCCCGGCCGCTGGAGCCTGCGCGCCGCCATGGCCGCGGTTGCCGAGGCCGGCAGCGGCGTGGTGCTGTTGCTCGGTCACCCGCTCGATGGCGACGTGTTGCTGGCGCACATCCGCGAAACCGCCGATCACGCCGCAGTGAAAAAACCGACCACCTACAGCACCGTCGGTGCCGGTTCGCAGATCCTTCGGGACCTGGGCGTGCGTAAAATGCGCCTGATGAGTGCACCGATGAAATTTAATGCGATATCCGGTTTCGATCTGGAAGTTGTAGAATACGTGCCCTCCGAATAA
- a CDS encoding riboflavin synthase, with product MFTGIIESIGSIRALTPKGGDVRVYVETGKLDLSDVKLGDSIAVNGVCLTAVELPGNGFAADVSRETLDCTAMNDLKSGSPVNLEKALTPTTRLGGHLVSGHVDGVGEVVSRTDNARAVEFRIRAPKELAKYIAHKGSITVDGTSLTVNAVDGAEFLLTIIPHTLSETIMASYKPGRRVNLEVDLLARYLERLLLGDKAAEPTSGNITESFLAANGYLKS from the coding sequence ATGTTTACCGGCATCATCGAATCCATCGGCAGTATTCGTGCATTGACCCCAAAAGGCGGCGATGTGCGGGTTTACGTAGAAACCGGCAAGCTCGACCTGAGCGACGTCAAACTGGGCGACAGCATTGCCGTCAACGGCGTGTGCCTGACGGCGGTTGAACTGCCGGGCAATGGCTTTGCGGCGGACGTCAGTCGCGAAACCCTCGACTGTACCGCCATGAATGACCTCAAGAGCGGCAGCCCAGTGAATCTGGAAAAAGCCCTGACCCCGACCACCCGCCTCGGTGGGCACTTGGTCAGCGGTCACGTCGATGGTGTCGGCGAAGTGGTCTCGCGCACCGACAATGCCCGCGCCGTGGAATTTCGCATCCGTGCGCCGAAAGAACTGGCCAAGTACATCGCCCATAAAGGTTCGATCACCGTCGATGGCACCAGCCTGACGGTGAACGCGGTTGATGGCGCCGAATTCCTGCTGACGATCATTCCGCACACCTTGAGCGAAACCATCATGGCTTCTTACAAGCCAGGTCGCCGGGTGAACCTGGAAGTCGACTTGCTGGCGCGCTATCTGGAGCGCCTGTTGCTGGGCGACAAGGCTGCTGAGCCAACGTCTGGCAATATTACTGAAAGCTTTCTGGCCGCCAACGGCTACCTCAAATCCTGA
- the ribD gene encoding bifunctional diaminohydroxyphosphoribosylaminopyrimidine deaminase/5-amino-6-(5-phosphoribosylamino)uracil reductase RibD — MTTSPEQAILDAHYMARALELARKGHYTTHPNPRVGCVVVRDGQIVGEGWHVRAGEPHAEVHALRAAGDKARGATAYVTLEPCSHHGRTPPCADALVNAGVARVVAAMQDPNPEVAGRGLQRLAQAGIATESGVLEGEARKLNEGFLKRMEHGLPFVRVKLAMSLDGRTAMESGESQWITGPAARSAVQRLRAQASVVLTGADTVLADNARLTVRADELGLDPEQTALAMSRPPLRVLIDGRLRVPLDAPFFKAGPALVATCMAIEEQYANGPQCLIVAGDDGQVDLHKLLVELAARGVNEVLVEAGPRLAGAFAQQGLVDEFQIFIAGKFLGSTARPLLDWPLAQMKDAPELKITEIRAVGDDWRVIAIPVPMVSV; from the coding sequence ATGACCACCTCCCCGGAACAAGCCATCCTCGATGCCCATTACATGGCCCGTGCCCTGGAACTGGCGCGCAAAGGTCATTACACGACGCACCCCAACCCGCGGGTCGGCTGCGTGGTGGTGCGCGACGGGCAGATTGTCGGCGAAGGCTGGCATGTGCGCGCCGGCGAGCCCCATGCCGAAGTCCACGCCCTGCGTGCGGCGGGCGACAAGGCGCGGGGCGCCACGGCTTACGTGACCCTCGAACCCTGCAGCCACCACGGCCGCACGCCACCCTGCGCCGATGCGCTGGTCAATGCCGGTGTGGCGCGTGTTGTTGCAGCGATGCAGGACCCGAACCCGGAAGTCGCCGGTCGCGGCCTGCAACGTCTGGCCCAGGCCGGTATCGCCACCGAAAGCGGCGTGCTGGAAGGCGAGGCGCGCAAGCTCAATGAAGGCTTCCTCAAGCGCATGGAGCACGGCTTGCCGTTCGTGCGGGTCAAGTTGGCCATGAGTCTCGACGGTCGCACGGCGATGGAAAGCGGCGAGAGCCAATGGATTACCGGCCCGGCGGCGCGCTCGGCGGTACAACGGTTGCGCGCGCAGGCCAGCGTGGTGCTGACCGGCGCCGACACGGTGCTCGCGGACAATGCCCGTTTGACCGTGCGAGCCGATGAATTGGGCCTCGATCCCGAACAAACCGCCTTGGCCATGAGCCGTCCGCCACTGCGCGTGCTGATCGACGGTCGTCTGCGGGTGCCGCTGGATGCGCCGTTCTTCAAGGCCGGCCCGGCACTGGTCGCGACGTGCATGGCGATCGAAGAGCAATACGCCAATGGTCCGCAATGCCTGATCGTGGCCGGCGACGATGGCCAGGTCGACTTGCACAAGTTGCTGGTCGAGCTCGCTGCCCGTGGCGTCAACGAGGTGCTGGTCGAGGCCGGCCCGCGTCTGGCCGGGGCCTTTGCTCAGCAAGGGTTGGTGGATGAATTCCAGATTTTCATCGCCGGCAAGTTCCTCGGTTCCACGGCGCGACCGTTGCTGGATTGGCCGCTGGCGCAGATGAAAGATGCGCCCGAGCTCAAAATTACCGAAATCCGCGCGGTTGGCGATGACTGGCGAGTCATTGCCATACCTGTCCCAATGGTCAGCGTATAA
- the nrdR gene encoding transcriptional regulator NrdR: MHCPFCGANDTKVIDSRLVAEGEQVRRRRECLACGERFTTFETAELVLPRLIKTDGSRQPFDEEKLRAGMQRALEKRPVSVERLESSLVHIKHKLRATGEREVKSLVVGELVMAELKKLDEVAYIRFASVYRRFQDLNEFREEIDRLAREPVKE; this comes from the coding sequence ATGCACTGTCCCTTCTGCGGTGCCAACGACACCAAGGTCATCGACTCGCGTCTGGTCGCCGAGGGCGAACAGGTGCGCCGCCGGCGTGAATGCCTGGCCTGCGGCGAACGCTTCACGACGTTCGAAACCGCTGAACTGGTGTTGCCGCGCCTGATCAAAACCGACGGCAGTCGCCAGCCGTTCGACGAAGAAAAACTTCGTGCCGGCATGCAGCGGGCGCTGGAGAAGCGCCCGGTGAGTGTCGAGCGCCTGGAATCGTCGCTGGTGCACATCAAACACAAGCTGCGCGCCACCGGCGAACGCGAGGTCAAATCCCTCGTGGTCGGCGAACTGGTGATGGCCGAGCTGAAAAAGCTTGATGAAGTCGCCTATATCCGCTTCGCTTCGGTGTATCGACGCTTCCAGGATCTCAACGAGTTCCGTGAAGAGATCGATCGCCTCGCCCGTGAGCCGGTGAAAGAATGA
- a CDS encoding YbaY family lipoprotein, which translates to MSLRPLVLLSLFSLLVACGSDAPKPQPPTPGPAPQQAQKKAKASAELGPLPAYQREISGTLMGVPADAEVELALLVIDDKDRPQQLLASANLIGTNQVLPFRLRFNPESFPAGARVELRGRASQSGQLILHLPAQIITQPTTQALGQLQFVKAP; encoded by the coding sequence ATGTCGTTACGACCGCTCGTTTTGCTCAGTCTTTTCAGCCTGCTGGTGGCCTGTGGCAGCGATGCACCCAAGCCCCAGCCACCCACACCTGGCCCGGCGCCACAACAGGCGCAGAAGAAAGCCAAGGCGTCTGCCGAGCTCGGCCCGCTGCCGGCTTACCAGCGTGAAATCAGTGGCACCCTGATGGGCGTGCCGGCCGACGCCGAAGTCGAACTGGCGCTGCTGGTGATCGACGACAAGGATCGCCCGCAACAATTGCTCGCCAGTGCCAACCTGATCGGCACCAATCAGGTGTTGCCGTTTCGCCTGCGTTTCAACCCCGAATCCTTCCCGGCCGGCGCTCGCGTTGAACTGCGCGGCCGCGCCAGCCAGTCCGGGCAGTTGATTCTGCATCTGCCGGCGCAAATCATCACACAACCGACGACCCAGGCCCTGGGTCAGTTGCAATTCGTCAAAGCGCCATGA
- a CDS encoding methyltransferase: MIAPLDLQQALGELLGDAQLVACELPGTELKLWLIDGDNMDRAFSPEETRRILHEPPYWSFCWASGLAVARYLAEYPHWVEGKRVLDFGAGSGVAAIAAVKAGAQEVVACDLDPLAIAACRANAELNDVHLHYSTDFFAEADRFDLVLVADVLYDRENLPLLDEFLSRGREALVADSRVRDFRHPLYRRIEMLEAMTLPDLAEPEEFRHVSLYHATRT, encoded by the coding sequence ATGATTGCACCGCTCGACCTGCAACAGGCGTTGGGTGAACTGCTCGGTGACGCACAGCTTGTAGCCTGCGAGTTGCCGGGCACCGAGCTGAAACTCTGGCTGATCGACGGCGACAACATGGACCGCGCCTTCAGCCCCGAAGAAACCCGGCGGATTCTCCACGAGCCGCCGTACTGGAGTTTCTGCTGGGCCAGTGGGCTGGCCGTGGCCCGCTATCTCGCCGAGTACCCGCACTGGGTCGAAGGCAAACGGGTGCTGGACTTCGGCGCCGGTTCCGGGGTGGCCGCGATTGCGGCGGTGAAGGCCGGGGCGCAGGAAGTGGTGGCCTGTGACCTGGACCCGCTGGCGATTGCCGCGTGTCGGGCGAATGCCGAACTCAATGATGTACATCTGCACTACTCGACGGATTTTTTCGCCGAGGCCGATCGGTTTGATCTGGTTCTGGTGGCCGACGTGTTGTACGACCGGGAAAATCTGCCGTTACTCGACGAGTTTCTCAGCCGTGGCCGGGAAGCGTTGGTCGCGGATTCACGGGTTCGCGATTTTCGCCATCCGCTGTATCGGCGCATCGAGATGCTGGAAGCGATGACCTTGCCGGACCTGGCCGAACCCGAAGAGTTTCGGCATGTGAGCCTTTACCACGCCACCCGGACATGA
- the trxA gene encoding thioredoxin translates to MSQETPYIFDATTADFDQSVIENSFHKPVLVDFWAEWCAPCKALMPMLQTIAESYQGELLLAKVNCDIEQDIVARFGIRSLPTVVLFKDGQPVDGFAGAQPESAVRTMLEPHVQMPPPAAADPFEQAQALFDDGRFADAEAMLKVLLAEDNTNAKALILYARCLTERGELSEAQTVLDAVKTDEHKAALAGAKAQIQFLGQARDLPDAADLKARLAKNPQDDEAVYQLAIQQLARQQYDAALDALLKLFIRNRGYSEGLPHKTLLQVFELLGNDHLLVTTYRRKLFAALY, encoded by the coding sequence ATGAGTCAGGAAACGCCGTACATTTTCGACGCCACGACTGCCGATTTCGACCAGTCGGTGATCGAGAATTCCTTCCACAAACCGGTTCTGGTGGATTTCTGGGCCGAATGGTGTGCGCCGTGCAAGGCCTTGATGCCAATGCTGCAAACCATCGCCGAGAGCTATCAGGGTGAGTTGCTGCTGGCCAAGGTCAACTGCGACATCGAGCAGGACATCGTTGCGCGTTTCGGCATTCGCAGCCTGCCGACCGTGGTGCTGTTCAAGGATGGTCAGCCGGTGGACGGTTTTGCCGGTGCCCAACCGGAATCCGCAGTGCGCACGATGCTCGAACCTCATGTGCAAATGCCGCCGCCCGCGGCTGCCGATCCGTTCGAACAGGCTCAGGCGCTGTTCGATGACGGCCGTTTCGCCGATGCCGAAGCCATGCTCAAAGTGCTGCTGGCTGAAGACAACACCAATGCCAAGGCGCTGATCCTCTACGCCCGCTGCCTCACCGAGCGCGGCGAACTGAGTGAAGCGCAAACCGTGCTCGATGCGGTCAAGACTGATGAACACAAGGCCGCGCTGGCCGGCGCCAAGGCGCAAATCCAGTTTCTCGGTCAAGCCAGGGATTTGCCGGATGCGGCAGACCTGAAAGCACGCCTGGCGAAAAATCCGCAGGACGATGAGGCGGTCTATCAATTGGCGATCCAGCAACTGGCCCGCCAGCAATACGACGCGGCGCTGGATGCCTTGCTCAAACTGTTCATCCGCAATCGCGGCTACAGCGAAGGCTTGCCGCACAAGACCTTGCTGCAAGTGTTCGAACTGCTGGGCAACGATCATCTGCTGGTGACCACGTACCGTCGCAAGCTGTTCGCCGCGCTCTATTAA
- a CDS encoding DUF2796 domain-containing protein, with protein MRRLLLALPFALLPLAVAHAAVEHDHNEHGSLGAHEHGVGRLNAALDGQTLELELESPAMNLVGFEHAATTDADKAKIAAVRAQLEKPLVLFNLPKAAGCVVATQELESPLFGDKPDADDHDDDDHEEAKDGHEHHHDHSEIHARYQFNCSAPGALKTLDLATLFNTFPATQKIQVQLISPSGQQGVDVTAKAGALKF; from the coding sequence ATGCGCCGTCTGCTGCTCGCTTTGCCGTTTGCCTTGTTGCCGCTGGCTGTCGCCCACGCGGCTGTCGAGCATGATCACAATGAACACGGCAGCCTCGGCGCTCACGAACATGGCGTCGGCCGCCTGAATGCGGCGCTGGACGGCCAGACCCTGGAGCTGGAACTGGAAAGCCCGGCGATGAACCTGGTGGGTTTCGAACACGCCGCCACCACCGACGCCGACAAAGCCAAGATCGCCGCTGTCCGTGCCCAACTGGAAAAACCGCTGGTGCTGTTCAACCTGCCGAAAGCCGCCGGTTGCGTGGTCGCGACCCAGGAACTGGAAAGCCCGCTGTTCGGTGACAAACCGGATGCCGACGACCATGACGACGATGATCACGAAGAGGCCAAGGACGGTCACGAGCATCACCATGACCACAGCGAAATCCACGCCCGTTACCAATTCAACTGCTCGGCCCCGGGCGCGCTGAAGACCCTGGACCTGGCGACTCTCTTCAACACATTCCCGGCGACCCAGAAGATTCAGGTACAACTGATCAGCCCGAGTGGGCAGCAAGGGGTTGATGTGACGGCCAAGGCTGGCGCCCTGAAATTCTGA
- a CDS encoding ABC transporter ATP-binding protein translates to MTQALIELSDLGFSWPGHPPLLDIPAFRLEPGETLFLKGPSGSGKTTLLGLLGGVQKPDRGSIRLLGQELTELSAGARDHFRVDHTGYIFQQFNLLPFLSVRENVELPCHFSKLRAERAKQRHGSVDQAAATLLAHLGLKDESILGRRADSLSIGQQQRVAAARALIGQPELVIADEPTSALDYDARENFIRLLFAECREAGSSLLFVSHDQSLAPLFDRHLSLADLNRAATPSEV, encoded by the coding sequence ATGACCCAAGCACTCATCGAACTGTCCGACCTGGGCTTCAGTTGGCCCGGTCACCCGCCGCTGCTGGACATCCCGGCGTTTCGCCTGGAACCGGGTGAAACCCTGTTCCTCAAAGGCCCCAGCGGCAGCGGCAAGACCACCCTGCTCGGCCTGCTTGGCGGTGTGCAAAAGCCTGATCGCGGCAGCATCCGGCTGCTCGGCCAGGAGTTGACCGAACTCTCTGCCGGTGCCCGCGACCACTTCCGGGTCGACCACACCGGCTACATCTTCCAGCAGTTCAACTTGCTGCCATTTCTGTCGGTGCGGGAGAACGTCGAACTGCCCTGCCATTTCTCGAAACTGCGCGCCGAGCGGGCGAAACAGCGCCACGGCAGCGTCGATCAGGCCGCCGCCACCCTGCTCGCCCATCTGGGCCTGAAGGATGAAAGCATTCTGGGCCGTCGTGCCGATTCGCTGTCCATCGGCCAGCAGCAACGGGTCGCTGCCGCGCGTGCACTGATCGGTCAGCCGGAACTGGTGATCGCCGACGAACCCACCTCGGCACTGGATTACGACGCTCGCGAAAACTTCATTCGCCTGTTGTTCGCCGAATGCCGCGAAGCCGGCTCGAGCCTGTTGTTTGTCAGCCATGACCAGAGTCTCGCACCACTGTTCGATCGCCACCTGTCGCTGGCCGATCTCAATCGCGCCGCCACCCCGTCCGAGGTCTGA
- a CDS encoding ABC transporter permease gives MYLFRLAMASLANRRFTAILTAFAIALSVCLLLAVERVRTEAKASFASTISGTDLIVGARSGSVNLLLYSVFRIGNATNNIRWDSFEQFANNPKVKWAIPMSLGDSHRGYRVMGTTEAYFEHYQYGHQQHLELADGRAFASDPFEVVLGAEVADALHYKLGDKLVLAHGVAAISLVKHDDKPFTVVGILKRTGTPVDRTLHISLGGMEAIHIDWHNGVPARGNGRISADQARNMDLTPQAITAFMLGLNNKISTFALQREINEFRGEPMLAILPGVALQELWSLMSTAEKALFVVSLFVVLTGLIGMLTAILTSLNERRREMAILRSVGARPWHIATLLVLEAFALALSGVIAGVALLYVGIAVAQGYVQSNYGLYLPLAWPSEYEWTLLGGILIAALLMGSVPAWRAYRQSLADGLSIRL, from the coding sequence ATGTATTTGTTTCGTCTAGCCATGGCCAGCCTGGCTAACCGTCGCTTCACTGCGATCCTCACCGCGTTCGCCATCGCCCTGTCGGTCTGCCTGCTGCTGGCGGTGGAGCGGGTGCGCACCGAGGCCAAGGCCAGTTTCGCCAGCACCATCAGCGGCACCGACCTGATCGTCGGCGCACGATCCGGTTCGGTGAACCTGCTGCTGTATTCGGTATTCCGCATCGGCAACGCCACCAACAACATCCGCTGGGACAGCTTCGAGCAGTTCGCCAACAACCCGAAAGTGAAGTGGGCGATCCCCATGTCCCTGGGCGATTCCCATCGCGGTTATCGGGTGATGGGCACCACCGAGGCGTATTTCGAGCATTACCAGTACGGCCATCAACAGCACCTGGAACTGGCCGATGGCCGCGCCTTCGCCAGCGATCCGTTCGAAGTGGTGCTCGGCGCCGAAGTGGCCGATGCGCTGCACTACAAACTCGGCGACAAACTGGTGCTGGCCCATGGCGTGGCGGCGATCAGCCTGGTCAAGCACGACGACAAACCGTTCACCGTGGTCGGCATTCTCAAACGCACCGGCACCCCGGTGGACCGCACGCTGCACATCAGCCTCGGCGGCATGGAAGCGATCCACATCGACTGGCACAACGGTGTACCGGCCCGTGGTAATGGCCGCATCAGTGCCGATCAGGCGCGCAACATGGACCTGACGCCGCAGGCGATCACCGCGTTCATGCTCGGCCTTAACAACAAGATTTCGACTTTCGCGCTGCAACGTGAAATCAACGAATTCCGGGGCGAGCCGATGCTGGCGATCCTGCCGGGCGTGGCGTTGCAGGAGCTGTGGAGTTTGATGAGCACGGCGGAAAAAGCCTTGTTCGTCGTCTCGCTGTTCGTGGTGCTGACCGGGTTGATCGGCATGCTCACAGCGATTCTCACCAGCCTCAACGAGCGCCGCCGGGAGATGGCGATTCTGCGCTCGGTGGGCGCGCGGCCGTGGCATATTGCGACCTTGCTGGTGCTGGAGGCATTTGCCCTGGCGCTGTCGGGAGTGATTGCCGGGGTGGCGCTGCTGTATGTGGGCATCGCCGTGGCCCAGGGCTACGTGCAGTCGAATTACGGTTTGTACCTGCCGCTGGCCTGGCCGAGCGAATATGAATGGACGCTGCTCGGTGGCATCCTGATCGCCGCGCTGCTGATGGGCAGCGTGCCGGCCTGGCGCGCTTACCGCCAATCCTTGGCCGATGGCCTGTCGATCCGCCTGTGA
- a CDS encoding DUF3299 domain-containing protein: MPRALLALLMLVALPLWAAEPKDLTWSEMIPPDAPPEVPNMTPLHDLSKMSDALSAESAPAAKQDMPNAPVVKSLDGQNIRLPGYIVPLEVSEEGRTTEFLLVPYFGACIHVPPPPSNQIVHVKSEVGVKLDELYQPYWVEGALQVKASTSELADAGYQMEAQKIYVYELPE; this comes from the coding sequence ATGCCCCGCGCTCTGCTTGCGCTGTTGATGCTGGTCGCTTTGCCACTGTGGGCGGCCGAGCCGAAAGACCTGACCTGGTCGGAAATGATCCCGCCGGATGCCCCGCCGGAAGTGCCGAACATGACGCCGCTGCACGACCTGTCGAAGATGAGCGACGCGTTGTCCGCAGAATCGGCCCCAGCGGCGAAGCAGGACATGCCGAACGCGCCAGTGGTGAAGAGTCTCGACGGCCAGAATATTCGCTTGCCGGGGTACATCGTGCCGCTGGAGGTCAGTGAAGAAGGCCGCACCACCGAGTTTCTGCTGGTGCCGTATTTCGGCGCCTGCATCCACGTACCGCCTCCGCCGTCGAACCAGATCGTGCATGTCAAAAGCGAAGTCGGCGTGAAGCTCGATGAGCTGTATCAGCCGTACTGGGTCGAAGGTGCGCTGCAGGTCAAGGCGTCCACCAGCGAACTGGCGGATGCCGGGTATCAGATGGAGGCGCAGAAGATTTATGTGTATGAACTGCCGGAGTGA